CGCCAGGGCGCGGGGGCCGGGTGGTGGCCGAGATCGACAGCCAGCACGGCAGTGTTCGGGTCGCGCGCAGGTGCGCCATGATCGAGCCCTTGCCGACTCCGGACGGGCCGGTGAGTACGACGAGACGTCCGGGCTGCATGGTCCTCCTGCGCGCAAGTGCCGAGCTAGCGACCTGCCAGCTCAGCCTCCAACGCTACCCGCTGCTTGGCGCCGAGCCCGCGCACCCGGCGCGACGGCGAGATGCCAACGCGCTCCATAATCCGCGCCGCCTTGATCTTGCCGATGCCCGGCAGGCTCTCGATGACGGTGATGATGTGGGTGCGACCGACGACCTCGTCGGTCTTGCCGAGCTCGATCACATCGGCGAGCTTGATATCGCCGCGCTTGACGTTTTCCTTGAACTCCGCGCGACGGCGGCGCGCGTCGGCTGCCTTGTCCAGGGCGGCGGCACGCTGTTCAGGGGTCAGTGATGGTAGGGGCATGACACTTCCTCCGATGTTGCTGCAGGCCGAGCGCGTCGCGACGGGACGAGCGTGATCGCGGTTCGGCGAGGGCTGAGGCAACATTAGTGGAAAGCGCTTGCAAATGCATGGCAGATCGCGCAAGTCGTTTAACTTCTCTACGTCCAGTTGACGCAACTTTGACGCGCAGGTCAGCGCGGTCGCGGCGCCACTGAGCCCGCACCCCAATCCAGCCGCTTAGGTGGCACAGATTGCACGGTCTAACCCGCAATCTGTGCCACCTAAGACAGCTACGTCAGGTCAGGCCGAGTTTGTCGGCATAGCGATTGGCGAGCAGGTCGGCGCCCTTGTACTTCGCGGTCAGCTCGCGGCCAAGCACCGTCGGCTCGCCGTTCTCCCCCGGCAGCTGCGAAGCACCACCTGAGGCGCCCAGCGGGATGAGGACCACCTCGGGCCCCGGCGAGTACGACGTGTCGGCGTCACCTCCGCTGGCCAGGGCGCGGATGTTGTGGGCCACCACTTCGGCATGCCGCTCGGCTGGCGCCGCACGTTTGGGCTCCGGCACCGAGGTCAGGTCACCGATCGCGAAGACCGCTTCCTGCCCGCGCACCCGCAACTGCTCATCGACCTCGATATGGCCGTCGTCTCGTCGCGCGGCCGCCAGCTCACCGGTGAGGTAGTCGCTGGTCGGGTCGACGCCGTAGCACCGGAACCAGATGTCGGCCTCGATCGAGGCTCCACTTTCGGTAACGACAGCGAACGGCTCGCGCACCCCGACCGGGACCGGCGGCTGCGCCACCAGCGGATCCCCGAGCAGTACGTCGATGCCGCGCGCGGCCAGCTGTTCACGCAGCGTGGCGCGTAGGGCCGGCAGATAACGGCCGCCGAGAATGTCGTCGGCGGAGTCGATCACCACAATCGACTTCTCCGGCCAACGATCGCTGATCTCCCCCGCCAGCTCGATACCGACCGGTCCGGCGCCGACGAGAAGCACCCGCTCAGCCGCAGCCAGCTCGTCGCGTGCCGCGTCCTGCTTCGCGCGGGCAGCATCGGCGTCGTCCACATCCATCTTTGCCGGGAAGGGGTACTTCGACCCGCTCGCAAGCACGAGGTAGTCCGCGTCGATACGGCGTCCATCATCGAGGGTGACACCGTGCGGATCGGCGCTTGCCGCTCGCCCCCGCACGACCGTGCCGCGGCGCAGAAGCTGGTCGTAGCTGAAGAAGACCTGCCCACTCCACTGCGGATCGACCAGTCCTCGTAGTGCGGCGACCGAGTGGACAAACGTGTCCTTGGGCTCGACGAGCACCACGTCGAAGTCCTCGTCGAGCTCGCGCGCGACGGTGATTCCGCCGTACCCGCCGCCGACGACCACGACGCGCGGTTTCGCGTCCTGAGTCACGTGATCGCTCACTGGCCAGCCACCTCGCCGCGCAGCTGCCGGAGCAGCCCATGACGGTCGACGACGTTCCAGTGCTCGTAGATCTTGCCGTCGACGAGCCGGACGATGTCGATGTTTTCGAACGCGACGACTCGACCGGTCGCCGGTACGCCCATCCAGGGCCCGGCGTGGATGCCGTGGAAGCGCTTGAACGTGCACACCTTGTCGCCCTCGGCGATCTGGTCGCGGATCTCGACACGGAAGTCGGTGAACGCGCTGAAAAGCTCCTGATGAGCCTCGTGCACCGCCGACGGGCCGTGCGGGAAGTCCGGGTCTTCGGAGTGATCCATCGCGTCGGGATGGATCAGCTCCTCGAGTACGCCGGGATCGTGGTCGGGGCTGGACTGGTAGTCGCGGCAGAACCGCTGGATGACCAGCTTGTTGTGCTCGGTCTCGCTGAGCGACTCGGTGAGCGTGTGAGTGCCGGTAGACATGGGTGTTCCTTTCGATGACCGGTGACGGTCGGTGGTTAGCGGGTGGTCGATTCGGCGATCGGGCGCGCCAAGCTCGCGAGGCGAGCCGCGTCTCGCTCGGGACGGATAAGCAGTGCGGCGCCGACCCCGGCAATGAGCAGCAGGCTCGCAGTGAGCAAGAAGGTCTGGTTGAAGCCGTCGATCGGGTTCGCCGCGCCATCGAGGAACCAGCCAGCGACGGTGGGGCTGATGACGGCTCCGAGGG
The nucleotide sequence above comes from Epidermidibacterium keratini. Encoded proteins:
- the mihF gene encoding integration host factor, actinobacterial type; amino-acid sequence: MPLPSLTPEQRAAALDKAADARRRRAEFKENVKRGDIKLADVIELGKTDEVVGRTHIITVIESLPGIGKIKAARIMERVGISPSRRVRGLGAKQRVALEAELAGR
- a CDS encoding FAD-dependent oxidoreductase encodes the protein MSDHVTQDAKPRVVVVGGGYGGITVARELDEDFDVVLVEPKDTFVHSVAALRGLVDPQWSGQVFFSYDQLLRRGTVVRGRAASADPHGVTLDDGRRIDADYLVLASGSKYPFPAKMDVDDADAARAKQDAARDELAAAERVLLVGAGPVGIELAGEISDRWPEKSIVVIDSADDILGGRYLPALRATLREQLAARGIDVLLGDPLVAQPPVPVGVREPFAVVTESGASIEADIWFRCYGVDPTSDYLTGELAAARRDDGHIEVDEQLRVRGQEAVFAIGDLTSVPEPKRAAPAERHAEVVAHNIRALASGGDADTSYSPGPEVVLIPLGASGGASQLPGENGEPTVLGRELTAKYKGADLLANRYADKLGLT
- a CDS encoding ester cyclase; the encoded protein is MSTGTHTLTESLSETEHNKLVIQRFCRDYQSSPDHDPGVLEELIHPDAMDHSEDPDFPHGPSAVHEAHQELFSAFTDFRVEIRDQIAEGDKVCTFKRFHGIHAGPWMGVPATGRVVAFENIDIVRLVDGKIYEHWNVVDRHGLLRQLRGEVAGQ